The Thermodesulfobacteriota bacterium genomic sequence CCTGAACAGGGCAAAGGATAAGTGCAGAGAATCCAAAACCGTGTTCGTTGTTGAAGGCTATTTCGATTTGCTGGCACTTCATCAGCACAACATTAAAAACTCTGTGGCCACTCTCGGAACATCACTGACGGCAGATCATGTACGAATTCTTCGAGGATATATCGGAAAAACAGGTAAAGTTGTTCTTGTATATGATTCGGATGACGCTGGTTTAAAAGCGGCGTATCGAAGTATTGAAAAATTTGACCAGGGCTATGTGGATGCAAAGATTATGGTGTTGCCCCATGGATATGACCCGGATTCGTATCTGTTTAAATTTGACCAAAAAGCCTTTATGGATGAATGCTCAAGAGCAAAGAGTATTATGGCTTTTCTGATTGATTTTGCCGAAAAGAAGCACGGAAACTCCATTGAAGGGAAAATCCAAATCATTTCAGATATGAAAAAACCCCTGTCAGCCATTAATGACAGCGTGGCAAGGTCTTTATATATTAAGGAACTATCCGAACAACTGGGCATTGATGAATCTGCGGTTTTAGAAAAGGTAAGAGAAGCAGGCACCGTTTTTTCAAACCAATTGCGTGAAGAAGATGTGAACAATGTATCTCAAGGAGGGAAGCGTAATCAAAAAGAAAGCCGGATGGAACGGCAGATTATTGCCATGATGCTTCAATATCCGGAGATATTACCGGAATTAACCAAGCGGAATATACTTGAATATTTTGAAAATGATACCTTAAAATCAATTGGTCAAAATATATTAATCCATACCGATAAGAACGGCAATCGTGTCCCGGAGATTGATGGCGGGGCAAAAATTGCACCTGAGATAAATGTATCTGAGATTATAAATTTGATCGATGATAAGGAAAAAAGAAGTATTATTGCTGCTCTGGCTTTGGAAGAGGAATCATGGCAGCTTGATGGCTGCATTAAATTAATCACCCAATTTATTGAGATCAGAAGGAAAAGTCGTAATAAAAGCTTTATCGAAAAACAGATCAAAGATGCTGAGAAAAAAAATGAT encodes the following:
- the dnaG gene encoding DNA primase, with the protein product MASYISEDKISEIKNTADIVDIISDVVTLKKTGNNYVGLCPFHSEKTPSFTVSPEKKIFHCFGCQAGGNVFTFIMKHEGMSFPEAVRMLAAKYGIDIPAEKLSPDQKRKISEREKLLDINRRAMHYFCHTLLNPATGKNAKEYLKKRKINQDTIKNFALGYAQEGWDNLSRYFRQKKISLTLVEKSGLIIPRKKSNGFYDRFRGRIIFPIFNISSQVIGFGGRIMDDSDHKSAKYLNSPETPVYNKSSSLYGLNRAKDKCRESKTVFVVEGYFDLLALHQHNIKNSVATLGTSLTADHVRILRGYIGKTGKVVLVYDSDDAGLKAAYRSIEKFDQGYVDAKIMVLPHGYDPDSYLFKFDQKAFMDECSRAKSIMAFLIDFAEKKHGNSIEGKIQIISDMKKPLSAINDSVARSLYIKELSEQLGIDESAVLEKVREAGTVFSNQLREEDVNNVSQGGKRNQKESRMERQIIAMMLQYPEILPELTKRNILEYFENDTLKSIGQNILIHTDKNGNRVPEIDGGAKIAPEINVSEIINLIDDKEKRSIIAALALEEESWQLDGCIKLITQFIEIRRKSRNKSFIEKQIKDAEKKNDQVLLLKLLNEKQNMAVLRQKEKIALQNRRIREA